One window from the genome of Paenibacillus azoreducens encodes:
- a CDS encoding DUF2935 domain-containing protein yields the protein MNGDALFEHRFWLQILGDHARFIFNALSSKEVKDVELADRFIRLFDGLLAQARSIQPEDLKQLNEQAFQATTDLRAFKLSLLDRVLLGEVVIGLSPTFLNHMINELEEYERILKELVAGKPVPLYHPLHHDLLWLPDAVFHSASIAADLDGVERRLIRKSKEFEQHFNEFYLKALELVGYLRTLKTTYPSIKKFHGDVDVEMSAFMAFLLEVEELDISAELLSRLNKLVPDHMYREECYYLTKLSQFGEVPKPNCDPAKPRIE from the coding sequence ATGAATGGCGATGCGCTGTTTGAACACAGGTTTTGGCTGCAGATTTTGGGGGATCATGCCAGATTCATCTTTAATGCGCTATCTTCGAAGGAAGTAAAGGACGTTGAGTTAGCGGACCGGTTTATTCGGTTGTTCGACGGGCTGCTCGCCCAGGCGCGGAGTATCCAGCCGGAAGATTTGAAGCAGCTCAATGAGCAGGCATTTCAGGCCACCACTGATTTACGCGCTTTCAAATTAAGTCTCCTTGACCGTGTACTGTTGGGAGAAGTCGTCATCGGATTGTCTCCGACATTCCTTAACCATATGATTAATGAGCTTGAGGAATATGAGAGGATTTTAAAAGAACTTGTTGCGGGCAAGCCGGTGCCGCTCTATCATCCGCTGCATCATGATCTGCTGTGGCTGCCCGATGCGGTATTCCATTCCGCTTCGATCGCGGCGGATCTGGACGGAGTTGAAAGAAGACTCATTCGCAAAAGCAAGGAATTCGAGCAGCATTTTAATGAATTTTATTTGAAGGCCCTTGAATTGGTGGGGTATCTTCGGACATTAAAAACGACCTATCCTTCGATCAAAAAGTTTCATGGCGACGTCGACGTTGAAATGTCAGCCTTTATGGCATTTTTGCTGGAGGTGGAGGAACTGGATATCAGCGCCGAGCTTTTGAGCCGCCTGAATAAACTCGTTCCGGACCATATGTATCGGGAGGAATGTTATTATTTGACGAAGCTTTCCCAGTTCGGGGAAGTGCCAAAGCCGAATTGCGATCCGGCCAAGCCGAGGATCGAGTAA
- a CDS encoding ATP-binding protein, whose translation MKQLAFLFLYIILLLGIRWVWFDVFDDSQQMQAVQGVVDLRGMKFDNKHTVTLDGEWEFYPDRLISNSEAIRPEGKRDYVQVPGDWRGGWHGNKSDSYGYGTYRLRILADPLDQPFGLWVQEIKTSSIIEFNGQTAAEFGHPAGVESAYQPREVSYTASYNANGQKEIELLVQVANFDHPHQGGLTRSVRFGSQAAVEFQRWYSIGFQMVTFIIFLLHGFYAVILFCLHPKEKAFLVFALLLLAAGITVVSDHDSLLMLWLPLNYTWGLKIKILSYLWLAFFMLMMGRAFSGETRRGKLFYVYVALHGIYSAFLLVSPASFVHDSYVFKIFSTLYLFPVLWFVYLVGKMVYNNRQDSFFLLLSAASILSGIIWGGFVQHSSQNTVYFPVYVIAALIGFSAYWFKRYFRNAAENARLNEQLQEADERKNRFLANTSHELRTPLHGIINIAQSVVTRERRTLNSKSYADMELLISISRRMSGMLNDLLDIARLKEQQIVLKQEPLRIQAVVSGVVDMLSFMVERKPVQLKMSMLESLPPVYADEKRLVQIIFNLMHNAVKYTDEGSVTVSARAQGKQVIIHVADTGHGIAKPLQKQIFMPYEQGEGAAGSGGIGLGLSICKQLVELHGGKLSVDSEPGKGSVFSFNLPIAEHAASRLKLSGDPNSSLKEELGKIPSSRLLFSDAAATAETALISETIAYAGESSPGKMNLLVVEDDPVNLKVLAGIFHEDKYRIGTAASAREALDMLESEPWDLLISDVMMPHMSGYELTKIVRERFTISELPVLLLTARSQPEDIYAGFMAGANDYVAKPVDAMELKYRVLSLATLKQSVSDRLRMEAAYLQTQIQPHFLFNTINSIMALSEFDLDRMRDLAEAFTSYLRISIDFLNAEQLVPLSHELNLVEAYLYIEQERFKDRLSVEWELAPGLSLNVPPLTLQPLVENAVKHGLLSRLQGGTVRIRVIRKRNATLFEVKDNGKGMTEEEVKHLLNSSKRMPKSGIGLLNTNRRLLQRYGQGLMIESQPGVGTMISFVIPDPQ comes from the coding sequence ATGAAACAATTAGCCTTTCTATTTCTATATATTATTCTATTGCTTGGGATACGCTGGGTTTGGTTTGACGTTTTTGATGATTCGCAGCAGATGCAGGCAGTCCAGGGCGTTGTGGATTTGCGGGGGATGAAGTTTGATAACAAGCATACGGTCACCCTGGATGGGGAGTGGGAATTTTATCCCGACAGGCTGATTTCAAACAGCGAAGCAATCCGCCCCGAAGGCAAGCGGGACTATGTTCAGGTTCCCGGGGATTGGCGCGGGGGCTGGCACGGCAATAAAAGCGATTCATACGGTTACGGTACATACAGACTGCGGATTTTGGCCGATCCGCTCGATCAGCCTTTTGGATTATGGGTTCAGGAAATCAAGACCTCGTCCATCATCGAATTCAACGGCCAGACTGCGGCCGAATTCGGGCATCCGGCGGGAGTGGAGAGCGCCTATCAGCCTCGGGAGGTTTCCTATACTGCAAGCTATAATGCAAATGGTCAAAAAGAGATTGAACTGCTTGTCCAGGTTGCGAACTTCGATCATCCCCATCAGGGGGGACTCACGCGTTCAGTCCGTTTCGGTTCTCAGGCTGCCGTTGAATTTCAGCGCTGGTATTCGATCGGGTTTCAAATGGTGACCTTCATTATTTTCTTGCTGCATGGATTTTATGCCGTTATACTCTTTTGCCTTCATCCCAAAGAAAAAGCGTTTCTGGTCTTTGCGCTTTTGCTGCTGGCAGCCGGCATAACGGTAGTATCCGACCATGATTCGCTATTGATGTTATGGCTTCCCCTCAATTATACCTGGGGGCTCAAGATCAAGATTCTTTCTTATCTGTGGCTGGCTTTCTTCATGCTGATGATGGGGAGAGCCTTTTCGGGAGAGACGCGGCGCGGGAAATTATTTTATGTCTATGTGGCGCTGCATGGCATCTATTCGGCATTCCTGCTGGTTTCGCCGGCAAGCTTCGTCCATGATTCGTATGTTTTCAAAATTTTTAGTACGCTTTATCTCTTTCCTGTCCTATGGTTTGTCTATCTGGTCGGCAAAATGGTTTACAATAACCGCCAGGATTCTTTCTTTTTATTGCTTTCGGCCGCCAGCATTTTATCCGGCATCATTTGGGGAGGATTCGTGCAGCATTCGAGCCAAAATACGGTTTACTTCCCTGTTTACGTCATTGCCGCTCTCATCGGTTTTTCGGCGTATTGGTTTAAAAGATATTTTCGCAATGCCGCGGAGAACGCCAGATTAAACGAACAGCTGCAGGAGGCCGATGAACGGAAGAACCGGTTTTTAGCGAATACCTCTCATGAATTGCGTACGCCGCTGCATGGCATCATCAATATCGCGCAATCGGTCGTAACCCGGGAAAGGCGTACGCTAAATTCCAAAAGTTATGCCGACATGGAACTGCTTATCTCGATCAGCCGCCGGATGTCGGGCATGTTAAATGATCTGCTGGATATCGCCAGGTTAAAGGAGCAGCAGATTGTGCTCAAGCAGGAGCCGCTTCGGATTCAAGCGGTCGTATCGGGCGTTGTGGACATGCTTTCGTTTATGGTCGAGAGAAAACCCGTGCAATTGAAAATGTCTATGCTGGAATCGCTGCCGCCCGTATATGCCGATGAAAAACGGCTGGTGCAAATTATTTTCAATCTGATGCATAATGCGGTGAAATACACCGATGAGGGCTCGGTTACAGTCTCCGCCCGGGCTCAGGGAAAACAGGTAATCATTCATGTGGCGGATACCGGACATGGCATTGCCAAGCCGCTGCAGAAGCAGATCTTTATGCCTTATGAGCAGGGGGAAGGAGCGGCGGGCAGCGGCGGCATCGGACTAGGGCTGAGCATATGCAAGCAGCTGGTTGAACTGCACGGCGGCAAATTATCGGTTGATTCCGAGCCGGGTAAGGGTTCGGTGTTCAGCTTTAATCTGCCGATCGCGGAGCATGCGGCGAGCAGGCTTAAGCTATCAGGCGATCCTAACAGCAGTCTGAAGGAGGAACTGGGAAAAATCCCGAGTAGCCGGCTGCTCTTCAGTGACGCGGCGGCGACAGCGGAAACCGCATTGATCAGTGAAACGATTGCTTATGCAGGCGAAAGCTCACCAGGGAAAATGAATCTGCTTGTCGTAGAGGACGATCCGGTCAATCTGAAGGTGCTGGCGGGAATTTTCCATGAGGACAAGTATCGCATCGGAACGGCGGCATCTGCACGGGAAGCATTGGACATGCTGGAATCCGAGCCATGGGATTTGCTTATATCCGATGTCATGATGCCGCATATGTCCGGCTATGAATTGACCAAAATCGTACGGGAACGATTCACGATATCCGAGCTGCCGGTTTTGCTGCTGACGGCACGAAGCCAACCTGAAGACATTTATGCCGGGTTTATGGCGGGGGCCAATGATTACGTCGCCAAACCCGTGGATGCCATGGAGCTGAAATACCGCGTTTTGTCGCTGGCGACTCTGAAGCAATCGGTAAGCGACAGACTGCGTATGGAGGCGGCTTATTTGCAAACTCAAATCCAGCCGCATTTTCTCTTTAATACGATCAACTCGATCATGGCCTTAAGCGAGTTCGATCTGGATAGAATGCGTGATCTCGCCGAGGCGTTTACGTCATATTTGCGGATCAGCATCGACTTTTTGAATGCGGAGCAGCTTGTTCCCCTTTCGCATGAGCTGAATCTTGTGGAGGCTTATCTCTACATTGAACAGGAACGGTTTAAAGACCGTTTATCCGTGGAATGGGAGCTGGCTCCGGGGTTGTCCCTGAATGTGCCGCCTTTGACGCTGCAGCCGCTTGTGGAAAATGCGGTGAAACATGGACTGCTGAGCCGATTGCAGGGAGGAACGGTGCGAATTCGGGTGATCCGGAAGCGGAATGCCACGCTGTTTGAAGTGAAGGATAACGGTAAAGGGATGACAGAGGAGGAAGTAAAGCATCTTCTGAATTCTAGCAAAAGAATGCCTAAATCCGGTATCGGACTGCTAAATACAAATCGGCGGCTGCTGCAGCGGTACGGGCAGGGCTTGATGATTGAGAGCCAGCCCGGAGTAGGAACGATGATATCCTTTGTTATTCCGGATCCCCAATAA
- a CDS encoding bifunctional 3-deoxy-7-phosphoheptulonate synthase/chorismate mutase codes for MNEGRLEQLRTKLDEVNLQLLGLLSERARIAQELRVEKEKQGVPKFDPVREKEMLEKLVAANEGPFSHETVRHLFKQIFQATLTMQQDDHSKALLVSRKKKPEDTLIQLGDVTIGGSKPIMIAGPCSVESYEQVRTVAKALKEAGITVMRGGAFKPRTSPYDFQGLGIEGLKILKEVGAEFGLKTISEIVDPAHIELACDYIDVIQIGARNMQNFELLKAAGEVKTPILLKRGLAATLDEFVHAAEYIVSRGNTQVMLIERGIRTYEKATRNTLDISAVPILKQETHLPVLVDVTHSTGRKDILAPCAKAGLAAGADGIMVEVHPDPATALSDAAQQLNIPQFHEFYEEVKRSGLL; via the coding sequence ATGAATGAAGGACGTTTGGAACAACTACGTACCAAATTGGATGAGGTAAATCTTCAATTGCTCGGATTGTTATCGGAGCGGGCACGGATTGCCCAGGAGCTAAGAGTAGAAAAAGAAAAGCAGGGCGTTCCCAAATTCGATCCCGTACGCGAGAAAGAAATGCTTGAAAAGCTGGTTGCCGCCAACGAAGGGCCGTTTAGCCATGAAACCGTACGCCATCTGTTCAAGCAAATTTTTCAAGCAACGCTGACCATGCAGCAGGACGATCACAGTAAGGCTCTTTTGGTCAGCCGCAAAAAGAAACCGGAAGATACGCTGATTCAGCTTGGGGATGTGACGATTGGCGGCAGCAAACCGATCATGATTGCCGGACCTTGTTCCGTAGAAAGCTACGAGCAGGTGCGTACGGTGGCCAAGGCATTGAAGGAAGCCGGCATTACCGTCATGCGCGGAGGAGCGTTCAAACCGAGAACCTCGCCTTATGATTTCCAGGGTCTTGGCATTGAAGGTTTGAAGATTTTGAAAGAAGTAGGCGCCGAGTTCGGATTGAAAACGATCAGCGAGATCGTGGACCCGGCCCACATCGAGCTGGCTTGCGATTACATTGACGTCATCCAGATCGGTGCAAGAAACATGCAAAACTTCGAACTGCTGAAAGCGGCGGGGGAAGTGAAAACCCCAATCCTGCTGAAACGCGGTCTCGCGGCAACACTGGATGAATTCGTCCATGCGGCGGAATACATCGTTTCCCGCGGCAACACCCAGGTCATGCTCATCGAACGGGGCATCCGCACCTACGAAAAAGCTACACGCAATACGCTGGATATTTCCGCGGTGCCAATTCTGAAGCAGGAAACGCATCTTCCGGTATTGGTTGACGTTACGCATTCGACAGGACGCAAGGATATCCTGGCTCCATGCGCCAAGGCGGGCTTGGCCGCAGGCGCGGACGGCATTATGGTCGAGGTGCATCCTGATCCGGCAACGGCGTTGTCAGATGCGGCGCAGCAGCTTAACATTCCGCAGTTCCATGAATTCTACGAAGAGGTTAAAAGATCGGGACTGTTATAA
- a CDS encoding aspartyl-phosphate phosphatase Spo0E family protein has protein sequence MNSVELTQISMEEARQRLYRMVQQYGDVWNPKVIRQSMVLDELINNYNRAVKDQKSDKPLS, from the coding sequence ATGAATAGCGTGGAATTAACCCAAATCTCCATGGAGGAGGCGAGGCAAAGACTTTACCGGATGGTACAGCAGTACGGCGATGTTTGGAATCCCAAAGTAATCAGACAGTCCATGGTTTTGGATGAACTCATCAACAATTATAACAGAGCGGTGAAGGATCAAAAGTCGGACAAGCCGCTTTCTTAA
- a CDS encoding TetR/AcrR family transcriptional regulator produces the protein MSQTTKKALAASLKKMLAEKTLDKITVKDIVEDCEVNRQTFYYHFQDIYALMEWIFVNEAAQALDGKKTYDTWQQGFYQIFEYMLNNKAFIENTLHSSNRDYVERFLYDTTFNLLLEVVKEQAANMKVTDENKKFIANFYKFAFVGIVKDWIRSGMKEDPEKIIDHIDVLIKGDFKKALETYER, from the coding sequence ATGTCGCAAACTACCAAAAAAGCGTTGGCAGCTTCCCTGAAAAAAATGCTGGCCGAAAAAACGCTCGATAAAATTACGGTCAAAGATATTGTTGAAGACTGCGAAGTAAACCGCCAGACCTTTTATTATCATTTTCAGGATATTTATGCGCTGATGGAATGGATTTTTGTGAATGAAGCAGCACAAGCGCTCGACGGGAAAAAGACGTACGACACCTGGCAGCAAGGATTTTACCAGATTTTCGAGTACATGCTGAATAATAAGGCATTTATTGAAAACACGCTTCATTCATCCAATCGCGACTATGTCGAGAGATTTTTGTATGACACCACATTTAATCTTCTGCTTGAGGTCGTCAAAGAACAAGCCGCCAATATGAAAGTAACCGATGAAAATAAAAAATTCATTGCGAATTTTTATAAATTTGCCTTTGTCGGCATCGTAAAGGATTGGATCCGCAGCGGCATGAAAGAAGATCCGGAAAAAATCATAGACCATATCGATGTGCTCATTAAAGGCGATTTTAAAAAAGCGCTTGAAACCTACGAACGTTAG
- a CDS encoding MFS transporter, with protein MERAASTAAAVRQHAFWPMILTGMFMVIATSGLTRAAFGAVLPYMKEGLGLSNSESGLLGTMMFLGYLITVGLSGPMSIKWGAKAVLLTGGWLVVISLFGLAIVPSFWLSCLFILIMGGGSALVFTPLVSIMVAAFPDKRGVVLGLLLSGAGTGMFLSGIIVPQIVSHAPQPGFRTVWLIFGIFALIVQIVSYMLLKSSSAAAQTKGSQDKPNWFRNKDILVTAGLYFAVGMAYLVPMLYQTSYMMELQFSDTIAGLTFSVAGIFGIVGGPGWGALSDRIGLRKTLIIAIVSAIVGNVLPVMFENLFSFIVSAALLGSTIGGIVTLVQAKASHQVTPMYISVVIGFISVFYAVGQMLGPILASTFIEYGGGFAAAYLFGGAVYLIALLLELLSKPKAQDSTSSEQ; from the coding sequence ATGGAACGAGCCGCCTCAACGGCTGCTGCCGTCCGTCAACACGCCTTCTGGCCCATGATCCTGACGGGTATGTTTATGGTCATTGCTACATCGGGACTAACCCGTGCGGCTTTTGGCGCCGTGCTTCCCTATATGAAAGAAGGTCTTGGATTATCCAATTCGGAATCGGGGTTGCTTGGCACGATGATGTTTCTCGGCTATCTGATCACCGTCGGCCTGTCCGGACCCATGTCCATCAAATGGGGAGCCAAAGCCGTTCTTCTTACCGGCGGATGGCTTGTTGTCATCAGCTTGTTTGGACTAGCGATCGTCCCGTCCTTCTGGCTTTCATGCCTCTTCATCCTGATCATGGGAGGGGGCAGCGCCTTGGTATTCACGCCGCTTGTATCCATTATGGTCGCCGCATTTCCCGATAAAAGGGGTGTTGTACTCGGGCTTTTGCTTAGCGGCGCCGGAACGGGCATGTTTTTGAGCGGCATTATCGTGCCCCAAATCGTCAGCCATGCTCCTCAGCCGGGCTTTCGCACGGTATGGCTCATTTTTGGCATATTCGCTCTAATCGTCCAGATCGTCTCTTACATGCTGCTGAAGAGTTCTTCCGCCGCAGCCCAAACCAAAGGTTCTCAAGATAAACCCAACTGGTTCAGAAACAAGGACATTCTGGTCACCGCAGGTTTATATTTCGCAGTGGGAATGGCTTATCTGGTGCCGATGCTCTATCAGACAAGTTATATGATGGAGCTTCAATTCTCAGATACGATCGCCGGTTTGACTTTTTCGGTTGCGGGCATTTTCGGCATCGTCGGCGGTCCCGGCTGGGGAGCGCTGTCCGACCGGATCGGCCTGCGGAAGACGCTTATCATCGCCATCGTTTCCGCGATAGTAGGCAATGTTCTGCCTGTCATGTTCGAGAACTTGTTCAGCTTCATCGTCTCGGCGGCTCTTCTGGGTTCCACAATCGGAGGGATTGTGACCCTGGTCCAGGCGAAGGCATCCCATCAGGTCACGCCGATGTATATATCGGTGGTGATCGGGTTTATCTCCGTCTTTTATGCCGTCGGGCAAATGCTTGGTCCGATTCTGGCCAGCACATTTATCGAATACGGCGGGGGTTTTGCCGCAGCTTATTTGTTTGGTGGGGCAGTCTATCTTATTGCCCTGCTGCTGGAATTATTGTCAAAGCCCAAAGCGCAGGATTCAACGTCTTCAGAACAATGA
- a CDS encoding peptidoglycan DD-metalloendopeptidase family protein, whose translation MSNSADAKIEENKERAISLPDELPQELLKGRYEDVYGRFSDDFKKQVHLAEFTEAMQAFLKGAGSFEQVARMQLNGGDTRIWFTPDKAKGIAGVFNEQGDILGLQINGHPGWPEQDKKKTAVTYKLPFQGEDWLVFWGGTNVLLNYHYEYESQRYAYDIVQAKDGYSYSGDPTRNESYYAFGKEILAPADGVVVSIVNDIPDNEPVGVMNEKAPAGNVVVIQHGGEYSYLAHLKKGSVTVKPGDRVRAGDVIGHLGNSGNSSEPHLHFQVSDGAELFQSHAIPIQWAGGIEPVKGEFMPIK comes from the coding sequence ATGTCTAATAGTGCTGACGCCAAAATCGAAGAAAACAAAGAGCGGGCCATCTCATTGCCGGATGAGCTTCCGCAAGAGCTGTTGAAGGGACGTTATGAAGACGTATATGGACGCTTCAGCGACGACTTTAAGAAGCAGGTTCATTTGGCGGAGTTTACTGAGGCGATGCAAGCGTTCTTGAAAGGGGCGGGTTCCTTTGAACAAGTCGCCCGTATGCAATTGAACGGCGGAGATACCCGGATATGGTTCACCCCGGACAAGGCTAAAGGCATTGCTGGCGTTTTCAATGAACAGGGTGACATTCTAGGACTTCAAATTAACGGTCATCCGGGCTGGCCGGAACAGGATAAAAAGAAGACGGCAGTAACGTATAAGCTGCCATTTCAGGGAGAGGATTGGCTTGTATTCTGGGGAGGAACGAACGTACTTTTAAATTATCATTATGAATACGAAAGCCAGAGATACGCCTATGATATCGTTCAAGCGAAGGACGGGTATTCTTACTCGGGGGATCCAACCCGTAATGAGAGCTATTATGCTTTCGGAAAGGAAATTCTGGCGCCTGCCGACGGGGTTGTCGTTTCGATTGTGAATGATATACCGGACAATGAACCTGTTGGCGTAATGAATGAAAAAGCGCCTGCCGGCAACGTTGTTGTTATTCAGCATGGCGGGGAGTACAGCTACTTGGCGCATCTTAAAAAAGGTTCGGTGACCGTAAAACCGGGGGACCGGGTTCGCGCGGGAGATGTGATCGGACATCTCGGCAATTCGGGGAACTCCAGCGAACCACATCTTCATTTCCAAGTATCCGATGGGGCGGAATTATTCCAATCACATGCCATTCCTATCCAATGGGCTGGGGGAATCGAGCCGGTCAAGGGAGAATTTATGCCTATAAAATAG
- a CDS encoding response regulator transcription factor encodes MYDAAILLVDDEQTIVEILQTVLYKEGFTHIDTAQSGEEAISRCQTKKYDLIVLDVMLPGRSGIEICPFLRQTTDAPILFLTARSSDFDKLSGFAVGGDDYITKPFNPLEVVARARSQLRRYVSKLPQQPSEVVGESRDFSNQIYDYGRFIVNECAGELIVRGKTIACPALVFQLLLFLCKHPNQIFTKRELYEKVWGEEALSDDNTVMVHIHRLRERIEQDPSDPRFIVNVRGIGYKLVLPVAKENES; translated from the coding sequence ATGTATGATGCAGCTATTCTGCTTGTCGATGATGAACAAACCATTGTCGAAATTTTGCAGACAGTACTCTATAAGGAAGGTTTCACGCACATCGATACCGCTCAATCCGGGGAAGAAGCTATTTCTCGCTGTCAAACGAAGAAATATGATTTAATCGTGCTCGACGTTATGCTGCCCGGACGCAGCGGCATCGAAATTTGCCCCTTCCTGCGCCAGACGACAGACGCGCCTATTCTGTTCTTAACCGCACGCTCCTCGGATTTTGATAAACTAAGCGGATTTGCGGTCGGGGGCGATGATTACATTACTAAACCCTTTAATCCGCTTGAGGTTGTCGCCCGCGCCAGATCGCAATTGCGGCGTTATGTCTCCAAATTGCCTCAGCAACCTTCGGAAGTCGTGGGCGAATCACGGGATTTCTCCAATCAAATCTATGATTATGGCAGATTTATTGTGAATGAATGCGCCGGAGAGCTTATTGTGAGGGGGAAGACCATCGCTTGCCCTGCCCTGGTCTTTCAATTATTGCTCTTCCTTTGCAAACATCCTAATCAGATATTTACTAAAAGGGAGCTGTATGAAAAAGTATGGGGAGAAGAAGCATTAAGCGATGACAATACCGTGATGGTTCATATCCATCGGCTAAGGGAAAGAATCGAACAAGATCCATCGGATCCCCGTTTTATCGTCAATGTGAGAGGGATAGGCTATAAGCTTGTACTGCCGGTTGCAAAGGAAAATGAATCCTGA
- a CDS encoding sensor histidine kinase: MKIKHRLTLRFIFQLVISGIIVLLIAAACTWWILQRLTDMSITRDFASAGLERLVESSKLDKDGIRFDPHLLEQVKLNKGWLQTLDEHGRVDLSYNTPKDVPLHYAPGELIDYWNKTKPFPYDIYLWIQEKNGKLFTIIYGIKNEMGQLLEEINQYHALSPAGQLELPSALRERLKKLDGYVQVLDASGVEIASYNRPDSIPAQYSVQELVLRSTYGSRFGFKIASVYHDESKYTWVIGLPIGHSSAAGEQPLVPEEIRIILIGIAFLIGAMIVIFLLISVWNAHRFGSPMLHMLAWIESIGQGKYTEPLDRTGQPRSRHRSGKWRRRYAVFADVMQSLHKLSAILKRDQDLQRQTNKLRDEWIAGITHDLKTPLSSIKGFAHMLAAENYEWSTAEIRKFSVTMLDKSNHMDTLINDLELSYRVNARIQPPDMEEIELNAWMEDILLRGAVHPSWDAGRIIFKPAKTEIYVKLYPPWMKRAVHNISANALLHNPPDTILTVTILHDTDAGEVKIVLEDNGTGMDDVTANRLFERYYRGTDTSSSTEGSGLGMAIAKGLVEAMGGWIAVETSLGSGTTITLIFPTSSSRLIQWT; this comes from the coding sequence ATGAAGATCAAGCATCGGCTGACACTGCGCTTTATTTTCCAATTAGTGATATCCGGTATCATCGTCCTTCTGATTGCAGCGGCTTGCACATGGTGGATTCTTCAACGGTTGACGGATATGAGCATTACGCGGGATTTCGCTTCCGCCGGATTGGAGCGTCTGGTCGAGTCCTCTAAATTAGACAAGGACGGCATTCGTTTTGATCCTCATTTGCTGGAACAGGTCAAGTTAAATAAAGGATGGCTGCAAACTCTGGATGAACATGGCCGTGTAGACCTCTCCTATAACACGCCGAAAGATGTGCCTCTTCATTATGCGCCTGGAGAGCTGATAGACTATTGGAATAAGACCAAGCCATTCCCCTATGACATCTATCTTTGGATACAGGAAAAGAACGGGAAATTATTCACGATTATCTATGGCATTAAAAATGAGATGGGGCAATTGCTTGAAGAAATCAACCAATACCATGCGTTATCCCCGGCTGGGCAGTTGGAGCTTCCTTCCGCTTTACGAGAGCGGTTGAAGAAGCTGGATGGGTATGTCCAAGTGTTGGATGCCTCCGGAGTCGAAATAGCTTCGTACAATAGACCGGATTCCATACCGGCGCAGTACAGCGTTCAAGAGCTTGTGCTCCGTTCAACATACGGCAGCCGTTTCGGGTTCAAGATCGCTTCCGTCTATCATGATGAATCGAAGTACACGTGGGTAATCGGTCTTCCAATCGGCCATAGCAGTGCCGCAGGAGAGCAGCCTCTTGTTCCTGAGGAAATACGCATTATCCTCATCGGCATTGCGTTCTTAATCGGCGCCATGATTGTTATATTTCTTCTGATTTCTGTGTGGAATGCTCATCGATTCGGTTCTCCGATGCTCCATATGCTTGCGTGGATCGAATCGATCGGCCAAGGAAAGTATACTGAACCCCTGGACCGAACCGGTCAACCTCGCAGTCGGCACCGCTCAGGGAAATGGCGCAGGCGATACGCTGTTTTTGCGGACGTCATGCAATCGCTGCATAAGCTCTCCGCCATACTGAAGCGGGATCAAGATTTACAGCGGCAGACCAATAAACTTCGCGATGAGTGGATTGCCGGCATCACACATGATTTAAAAACGCCCCTCTCTTCCATCAAAGGGTTCGCCCATATGCTTGCAGCTGAGAACTATGAGTGGTCTACGGCGGAAATTCGAAAGTTCTCCGTTACCATGCTGGACAAGTCTAATCATATGGATACGCTGATCAATGATCTGGAGTTGTCGTATCGGGTGAATGCACGTATTCAACCGCCGGATATGGAGGAAATCGAATTAAATGCGTGGATGGAGGACATATTGCTGCGCGGAGCCGTTCACCCTTCCTGGGATGCGGGTCGGATCATCTTTAAGCCAGCCAAGACGGAGATATACGTCAAGCTATATCCGCCTTGGATGAAGCGGGCGGTTCATAATATTTCAGCGAATGCCTTGCTGCATAATCCTCCGGATACAATCCTCACCGTCACGATCTTACACGACACCGATGCGGGAGAGGTAAAGATCGTCTTAGAGGATAATGGCACAGGCATGGATGATGTGACGGCAAACCGGCTTTTTGAACGCTATTACCGCGGGACAGACACGTCATCGTCAACGGAAGGCTCGGGGCTGGGGATGGCAATCGCCAAAGGACTGGTCGAAGCCATGGGCGGCTGGATCGCCGTGGAAACATCGCTTGGCAGTGGCACAACGATTACATTGATATTTCCAACTTCGTCTTCAAGACTCATTCAGTGGACATAA